CTCCGAACAGTACAGTTTCATCGTTTCAGATGGACTTTGGAGTTGGAAATGGAGGAAGATCAAGTAAGAGAGATTTGGAGCTTGAAACTGACAGAGCGAGTTCCAGAGCGAGTGATGACGAGGACAACGGGTCGACTCGGAAGAAACTCAGGCTCTCTAAAGACCAATCGGCTTTTCTTGAAGAGAGCTTCAAAGAGCACAGCACTCTCAATCCTGTAAGTCCAAAAAAACTACACAGAAATTttagaaatttatttatttattttgagtctTGTATATTgagtttatttattaattaatttttgaaatttatttgcagAAACAAAAACTTGCTCTGGCTAAACAGTTGAATCTTCGTCCACGCCAAGTGGAAGTGTGGTTTCAGAATCGAAGAGCAAGGTAtaatacttttgtttttttttttttttttccttttcttcccttgatgtgattttattttacattaatttatttttggtaacAAATAAAACCCAACAATTCCTTAATAGGAAACAAGGTTTCATGCTATACCCAATATATttaatcctttttttaaaaccaaaaaatgtgTATTCACTCATAAATCCTATTTCCTAGACCGAGAGGAGCACATAAAATTATAGTACAAGTCCAAATATGTGTAATCACTTGTAATCCGAGatcaagttcgaatccccttCCTTTATAACAAAAGGAAATTTAGTCGAAATCTGAGTTTGTAATCACTCATAAATCATATGTTTTTGATTGGTCTTAAATCATATGTTCTTTTTGACTAATTTGTGCATTGgaaaaatgatgaaatttaCAGGACTAAATTGAAGCAGACAGAGGTAGATTGCGAGTACTTAAAGAGATGCTGCGAAACACTGACAGATGAGAACAGAAGGTTACAAAAAGAGCTGCAAGAATTAAGAGCATTAAAAACTTCTCAACCTTTCTACATGCAGCTTCCTGCCACAACCCTCACCATGTGCCCCTCATGTGAGCGAGTGGTTACCACAGCCGCAGCCAACacaaccaacaacaacaacaacaacagcaacaacaacagtTTAAAGTCTGCTCTAACCAAGCCAAGGTTACATCACCCTTTTGCTCAAGCCCAAGTCCACATGCAGCATCAGGTTCAAGCCAGCAAAGGAGCTGCTGCATGAGATGTCAATATAGAATCTGAATATCTTGTTCTCCATTccatttgtatatatttttggctTGGAgctgggtttttttaattttattttagtttattttactttttttagttttggttttcCCAATCTTTTGTCTCTgcggtttctttctttcttgtacGTGTTGGAAGCCAGAGACTGAAAATGGTGATgatatatttgtttattgaTGAGAAAAGTAGAAACGATTTTGCTAGAAGAAACctttatttgtgtttttttctttgttgtttttttctggattcttgtttgttttcacAGAGAATTCAATATATTTACTATCTGGTGTATTTTTGGTTAGCTTTTATGATGAGCGGTCAATTTCACATATATGGTACATTTATGGATCCACGTTTTCCCAATGATTTCTTACATGAGGTCAATAAATAACAACGGACTTCCTTACCATAAGCAATGTTTTAGTGCCAGCCTTAATGTTATTTAGCAAATTCTTAAATATTCTCGatgtttgaattttaataCACATTCGCCACAGTTTGACAAGAGAATATTTTTCACTCTATATCCGAGTGACAGACAccaaaatatttcattattatctAATTATTGAAGTTGagtttataatattttttggaCAACCGAACATGTTATGATATAGTAAAGAAATCACTTGGgagaattcaaattgaaaacctcCTGATAATAATAAGATAACATAAACTTGAGATTCTTAAACAGTCAGGTTGTGAGGATGGTTCAATTCAGCTAGTCAATTCAATGTCGTCCTATGCCTCGTGCTGTCATTATTAGATGCCATGGTACTCAAGGAACTTGTATTAATGAACGACGTTGACTCAACCATTTTGACAGGCACCAATTTTAGCCGTAATTTCTACaatttgtttaaagggatttgttttcttcaggATTAAGTTTTTGTGTCATCCATTTGTTTATTCATCTCATCATTAATTAATAAGCACGTACATCTCTTCTCTATAATTACCAAATCTCTTGGCAGCATTATCAACTTGATGTTGATGGAATCATGTCCAGGTGTCGTTTGTTTAATTTAGAAAGGGCTAAGAAGGCTCTTTTGCTCTTTTGGTGCACAATTTCACTCGTGGGTGAGAGTGCATGAGTAGAGCGCAATGTTTAACGCGTAagtttgatatatatttttggcttatattttgaaagttgaaatttCGAAACTTATGGTATGCATGTCCACACTCACGGCCAAGATTAAgcacatatataaaaatggTAAATGGACATTCTATTTGGTAGTTATAACACTCAagattatattaattaacacCTTGGCATTGCTTAGTCATCGGAGAGAAGCCTCAAATCGGGGCCTTAATGAAGGAACAGATTATGGAGCTTGATGGCATGATATCTACGACAGACTTTTGGAACATGCCATGGATGAAGACTGATGGAAAGGTCGAGAAGATATAAGTCCTGTGAGGTGAATAAAATATACAGGTGAGGCTATAGCTCTAGCTGTAAAAATGCAAGAGAGACCTGATTGAAGAATTAAAGGAGGAAAGTTAGGCACACGACTTGGAGAAATAAATCAGAAAGCAACTgaaataaattgaagaaaaatatcttTGGTAGAAAGAAAGCCGAAAGCAGCTGAAATTGACCAAACAAGATGTGCAACAACAATAATGCATGAAAAGCAACGAAAACATGGAAAACATATTATGTCTGAAGTTCTTATTCAAGAGCTGTTGGATTGGTGACTTGAAATTGATATGATTGGACCAAAACCAGTAGATAGCTCTGCTACCATAAATTATGTGGTCAGCAAAGCCCATCTTTTATTGTATTTAGCAGGGATGATAATTGATATGATGGTCTAGGGCATGTGGTGTGGGGTTAACGCCAAAACTTTCGTTACAATACAACAgaatccaatttttttacctCCTTAATCTTCTAActtattttctcattttacGCTCACCATTTTAAataagagtaatgctacacttactaTATTTTTCTATCACGTAATGTGGTATGTTCATATCATatgtcacatcaattaaatcagtCACCGATTGCTACATGAAAAAGCTATCACGTGTGGCATGCCGTAGTAATTGGGAATCCCAAAATAGAGTTATCCTCGTTGCACACAAGCGTTTCTCCTAATCATGGCTCTTCATGTAACTctttataaatttaagaaCATTTTCATGGAATTTTTGCGGATACAGAAATCGGTTCTTTTTTACACAAATAAAAGAGGGTTAGGAGGATTTTGGGTAGCATGGGTGATTCAATGGAAATTCAAGTGGAAATGGGACAATTCTcagtgatttttttatttggttgcaACTCCTCTTTATCTCAATTCCGCTGGGATCAAGAAAAGTTATAGATTGTGGTTGTGTGCTCGGGTATTGCTACAAATCTATTTTGGATTGGCTTTGGTAATGCAACCGGTGGTTGAACAAGTTCTTCTCGAACTACACTCGAGGATGTGTGGAACTTCTCTTACTCTTA
Above is a genomic segment from Prunus dulcis chromosome 7, ALMONDv2, whole genome shotgun sequence containing:
- the LOC117635786 gene encoding homeobox-leucine zipper protein HOX11 → MELALSLGDASKPFLFLDKAPKMGSKDLGFCMGLGGAFNARSDESRESTHEGDHDQDERRRRRVSSDPPVQLNLLPSAPVPRSHASSQLRFPWLTDNLAVSEPAGSSDGPGRGLDVNRMPGMVAAAEEAEDAAAPLSSPNSTVSSFQMDFGVGNGGRSSKRDLELETDRASSRASDDEDNGSTRKKLRLSKDQSAFLEESFKEHSTLNPKQKLALAKQLNLRPRQVEVWFQNRRARTKLKQTEVDCEYLKRCCETLTDENRRLQKELQELRALKTSQPFYMQLPATTLTMCPSCERVVTTAAANTTNNNNNNSNNNSLKSALTKPRLHHPFAQAQVHMQHQVQASKGAAA